In Nymphaea colorata isolate Beijing-Zhang1983 chromosome 5, ASM883128v2, whole genome shotgun sequence, one genomic interval encodes:
- the LOC116253854 gene encoding laccase-17-like: MAAVVFLVVLSALCSFTGLELAHAQDAPITRHYKFNIRMKNVTRLCVTKPIITVNGQYPGPRIVAREGDRVIVKVVNHVTNNITIHWHGIRQLRSGWADGPAYITQCPIQSGQSYTYNFTVTGQRGTLFYHAHISWIRATVHGPIIILPKRGVPYPFPKPHKEVPVLFGEWWNNDTEAVIRQALQTGGGPNVSDSYTINGLPGFLYNCSSKDTFKLRVSPGKTYLLRIINAALNDDLFFSIANHTLTVVEADAVYVKPFQTDVLLITPGQTTNVLLQAKPYGPCTTFLMAARPYVTGLGTFDNSTTVGILQYKTKQGQSNSALFNNLPITMPTLPALNDTTFAANFSSKFRSLANSRFPANVPRSVDRRFFFTVGLGSSPCPKNQTCQGPNGTKFSASVNNISFALPATALLQAHFSSQSAGIYTYDFPSMPLIPFNYTGTPPNNTKVINGTKVAVLRFNTSVELVMQDTSILGAEAHPLHLHGFNFFVVGQGFGNYDPIKDPANFNLVDPVERNTVSVPSGGWVAIRFLADNPGVWFMHCHIEVHLSWGLEMAWVVLDGPLPNQKLLPPPLDLPKC, translated from the exons ATGGCTGCCGTCGTCTTCCTCGTGGTTCTCAGTGCCTTGTGCTCGTTCACGGGGCTTGAGCTTGCCCATGCACAAGACGCTCCCATAACAAGGCACTACAAATTCAAT ATAAGGATGAAGAATGTGACGAGACTGTGCGTGACAAAGCCAATAATCACGGTGAATGGGCAATACCCAGGCCCCAGGATCGTGGCAAGGGAAGGGGACAGGGTCATTGTGAAGGTGGTGAACCATGTCACCAACAATATAACCATTCATTg GCATGGGATCCGGCAGCTGCGGAGCGGGTGGGCAGATGGACCTGCCTACATAACGCAGTGCCCAATTCAAAGCGGGCAGAGCTACACCTACAACTTCACCGTCACAGGGCAGAGGGGAACCCTCTTCTACCACGCCCACATCTCCTGGATCAGGGCCACCGTCCATGGCCCCATCATCATCCTCCCCAAGCGTGGCGTCCCTTACCCCTTCCCCAAACCCCACAAGGAAGTCCCCGTTCTGTTTG GAGAATGGTGGAACAACGACACTGAGGCCGTTATTCGCCAAGCTCTGCAGACAGGTGGGGGTCCCAATGTTTCCGATTCATACACCATCAATggtttgccaggattcctctacAATTGCTCTTCTAAAG ACACCTTCAAGCTGAGAGTGAGCCCGGGAAAAACATATCTCCTTCGCATAATCAACGCTGCTCTCAATGATGATCTCTTCTTCAGCATAGCAAACCACACTCTCACCGTGGTAGAAGCTGATGCTGTGTATGTGAAGCCTTTCCAAACAGATGTGCTGCTCATAACTCCTGGTCAAACCACCAACGTCCTCCTCCAAGCCAAGCCATACGGCCCCTGCACCACATTCCTCATGGCAGCTAGACCCTACGTGACAGGCCTGGGAACCTTTGACAATTCCACCACAGTCGGCATCCTTCAATACAAGACTAAGCAAGGCCAATCCAACAGTGCCCTCTTCAACAACCTCCCAATCACAATGCCTACTCTTCCTGCTCTTAATGACACCACTTTTGCTGCAAATTTCAGCAGTAAGTTCCGAAGCTTAGCAAATTCTCGGTTCCCCGCGAACGTTCCCCGCAGTGTCGACAGACGCTTCTTCTTCACTGTGGGCCTTGGTAGCTCACCTTGTCCGAAAAACCAGACATGTCAAGGACCAAATGGGACTAAGTTTTCAGCTAGTGTGAATAATATCTCGTTTGCTCTTCCTGCAACTGCACTGCTCCAAGCCCACTTCTCCAGCCAGTCTGCCGGAATCTATACATATGATTTTCCTAGCATGCCTCTCATTCCTTTCAATTATACCGGGACTCCGCCTAACAATACCAAGGTCATCAATGGCACCAAGGTGGCGGTACTGAGATTCAACACCAGTGTTGAGTTGGTGATGCAAGACACCAGCATTCTCGGCGCAGAGGCTCATCCCCTTCATCTCCAtggcttcaatttctttgtggTGGGACAAGGCTTTGGCAACTATGATCCGATCAAAGATCCGGCAAATTTCAATTTGGTTGATCCTGTGGAGAGGAACACAGTCTCTGTTCCAAGTGGCGGTTGGGTTGCAATCAGGTTTCTTGCAGATAATCCAG GAGTATGGTTCATGCATTGTCACATTGAGGTACATCTGAGCTGGGGCTTGGAGATGGCCTGGGTGGTGTTAGATGGGCCTCTACCCAACCAAAAGCTCCTTCCTCCACCGTTGGATCTGCCCAAGTGTTGA
- the LOC116253874 gene encoding laccase-17-like yields the protein MAAVVFLLVLTALCSSTELAHAQDEDAPITRHYKFNIRMKNVTRLCVTKPIITVNGQYPGPRIVAREGDRVIVKVVNHVPNNITIHWHGIRQRRSGWADGPAYITQCPIQRGQSYTYNFTVTGQRGTLFYHAHISWIRATVHGPIVILPKRGVPYPFPKPHKEVPILFGEWWNKDAEAVISRALRTGGGPNVSDSYTINGLPGLLYNCSSKDTFKLRVSPGKTYLLRLINAALNDELFFSIANHTLTVVEADAVYVKPFQTDVLLITPGQTTNVLLQAKPYSPNTTFLMAARPYVTGLGTFDNSTTVGILQYKTKQGQSNSTSLFNDLPLIMPTLPALNDTNFAANFSSNFRSLANSQFPANVPRVVDRRFFFTVGLGSSPCPKNQTCQGPNGTKFSASVNNVSFALPATALLQAHFSSQSAGVYTADFPSTPLIPFNYTGTPPNNTKVINGTKVVVLRFNTSVELVMQDTSVLGAEAHPLHLHGFNFFVVGQGFGNYDPIKDPANFNLADPVERNTVSVPSGGWVAVRFLADNPGVWFMHCHFEVHLSWGLKMAWVVLDGPLPNQRLPPPPLDLPKC from the exons ATGGCTGCCGTCGTCTTCCTCTTGGTTCTCACTGCCTTGTGCTCATCCACGGAGCTTGCCCATGCACAAGATGAAGATGCTCCCATAACAAGGCACTACAAATTCAAT ataagaatgaagaatgTCACGAGACTGTGCGTAACAAAGCCTATAATCACGGTCAATGGACAGTATCCCGGCCCTAGGATCGTGGCAAGGGAAGGGGACAGAGTTATTGTGAAGGTGGTGAACCATGTCCCCAACAATATAACCATTCATTG GCATGGGATCAGGCAGCGGCGGAGTGGGTGGGCAGATGGACCTGCCTACATAACGCAGTGCCCAATTCAAAGAGGGCAGAGCTACACCTACAACTTCACCGTCACAGGGCAGAGGGGAACCCTCTTCTACCACGCCCACATCTCCTGGATCAGAGCCACCGTCCATGGCCCCATCGTCATCCTCCCCAAGCGTGGCGTCCCTTACCCCTTCCCCAAGCCCCACAAGGAAGTTCCCATTCTGTTTG gTGAATGGTGGAACAAGGACGCTGAAGCTGTTATTAGTCGAGCTCTGCGAACAGGCGGGGGCCCCAATGTCTCAGATTCATACACCATCAATGGTTTGCCAGGACTCTTGTACAATTGCTCTTCCAAAG ATACCTTCAAGCTAAGAGTGAGCCCCGGAAAAACATATTTGCTGCGCTTAATCAACGCTGCTCTCAATGATGAACTCTTCTTTAGCATCGCAAACCACACTCTCACTGTGGTAGAAGCTGATGCCGTCTATGTGAAGCCCTTCCAGACAGATGTGCTGCTTATAACTCCTGGTCAGACCACCAACGTTCTCCTCCAAGCCAAGCCTTATAGCCCCAACACCACCTTCCTCATGGCAGCTAGGCCTTATGTCACAGGCCTGGGAACCTTTGATAACTCCACCACAGTCGGCATCCTTCAATACAAGACCAAGCAAGGCCAATCCAACAGCACTTCCCTGTTCAACGACCTCCCACTCATAATGCCCACTCTTCCTGCTCTAAATGACACTAATTTTGCTGCAAACTTCAGCAGCAATTTCAGAAGCTTGGCGAATTCACAGTTCCCTGCAAACGTTCCCCGCGTAGTTGATAGGCGCTTCTTCTTCACTGTGGGCCTTGGTAGCTCCCCTTGCCCTAAGAACCAAACATGTCAAGGACCAAACGGGACTAAGTTCTCAGCCAGCGTGAACAATGTCTCCTTTGCTCTTCCTGCAACCGCACTGCTCCAAGCCCACTTCTCCAGCCAGTCCGCTGGAGTCTATACAGCTGATTTTCCTAGCACGCCTCTCATTCCTTTCAATTATACCGGGACTCCGCCTAACAATACCAAGGTCATCAATGGCACCAAGGTGGTGGTACTGAGATTCAACACCAGTGTCGAGTTGGTGATGCAAGACACCAGCGTTCTCGGTGCAGAGGCTCATCCCCTTCATCTGCAcggcttcaatttctttgtggTGGGACAAGGTTTTGGCAACTATGATCCCATCAAAGACCCGGCAAATTTCAATTTGGCCGACCCTGTGGAGAGGAACACAGTCTCTGTTCCAAGTGGGGGTTGGGTTGCAGTCAGGTTTCTTGCAGATAATCCAG GAGTATGGTTCATGCATTGTCACTTTGAGGTACATTTGAGCTGGGGCTTGAAGATGGCCTGGGTGGTGTTGGATGGACCTCTACCTAATCAGAGGCTCCCTCCTCCACCGTTGGATCTGCCCAAGTGTTGA
- the LOC116255169 gene encoding probable protein S-acyltransferase 16 isoform X1 — protein sequence MSRGLVSFPVIVVFVVIGFLYYTTVFVVVDDWLGLRTSPGILNAGAFTALASMVVFSYLLAITKDPGSVPSSFVPDIEDSESPIHEIKRKGGDLRYCQKCSHYKPPRAHHCRVCKRCVLRMDHHCVWINNCVGHGNYKAFFVFVLYAVIACIHAMVMLLSAVTHDVNKDQQLGGGSSRTLYILCGTILVPLTVALSILLGWHIYLVFHNKTTIEYHEGVRAMWLAEKVGHIYRHPYDLGVYENLVLLVT from the exons ATGAGTCGCGGGCTTGTCTCCTTCCCGGTGATCGTCGTCTTCGTCGTGATCGGATTCCTATATTACACCACCGTTTTTGTCGTGGTGGACGATTGGCTTGGGCTGCGAACATCGCCGGGTATCCTGAACGCCGGAGCCTTCACGGCCTTGGCATCGATGGTGGTTTTTTCCTACCTGCTGGCCATCACGAAGGATCCTGGCAGCGTCCCATCATCTTTTGTGCCGGATATCGAGGACTCCGAGTCGCCGATCCACGAGATCAAGCGGAAG GGTGGTGATTTGAGGTACTGCCAAAAATGTTCTCATTATAAGCCTCCCCGAGCACATCATTGTCGTGTTTGCAAGAGATGTGTGCTGAGGATG GATCATCACTGTGTCTGGATAAATAATTGTGTTGGGCATGGAAATTACAAGGCCTTTTTTGTCTTTGTGTTGTATGCTGTAATAGCATGCATTCATGCCATG GTTATGCTCCTGAGTGCCGTGACACATGATGTAAACAAGGATCAACAGCTGGGTGGTGGATCATCCAGAACTTTATAT ATATTATGTGGCACGATATTGGTTCCATTAACTGTGGCATTAAGTATTCTCCTGGGATGGCATATATACCTTGTCTTTCATAACAAGACAACGATTGAG TATCATGAAGGAGTAAGGGCAATGTGGCTGGCTGAGAAAGTTGGACATATATATCGTCATCCTTATGACCTTGGTGTTTATGAAAACCTTGTCTTG